The sequence below is a genomic window from Pseudomonadota bacterium.
TCAGCCGGGACGAGCGCCGAACCGTCGGCGACCCCTTTCTTGACAATCCCCGCCTGGTCTGCCGCGAGGTCAACGTTTATTACGGTGAAAAGCACGCGATCAACAACGCCTCGATCGACATCGCCAGCAACGAGGTCATCGCCATGATCGGGCCCTCCGGGTGCGGCAAATCAACCTTTCTGCGCTGCCTGAACCGCATGAACGACACCATCGACAATTGTCGGGTAACGGGCAGCATTCGCCTTGACGGAGACGACATTCACAGCACCGACGTAGATCCGGTCCTGTTGCGGGCCAAGGTCGGCATGGTCTTTCAGAAACCCAACCCTTTTCCCAAGTCGATCTGGGAAAACGTGGCCTACGGCCCCCGGATTCACGGACTCGCCTCCAATCGCGGTGAACTCGATGAAATCGTCGAGACCTCGCTGCACCGGGCCGGGCTCTGGGAGGAGGTCAAGGATCGTCTGGATGAGCCCGGCACCGGCCTTTCCGGCGGCCAGCAGCAGCGTCTTTGCATCGCACGTACGATCGCCGTCAGCCCGGAAGTGATTCTGATGGACGAACCCTGTTCGGCTCTCGATCCGATCGCCACCGCCCGCATCGAGGATCTGATCGGCGAATTGCGGGAAAATTTCACGATCATCATCGTTACCCACTCCATGCAGCAGGCCTCCCGGGTTTCCCAGCGCACGGCTTTTTTTCATCTCGGCGACCTTATCGAAGTGGGTTCCACCAAAAGAATTTTCACCAATCCGCGCCATCAGCTGACCGAGGACTATATCACCGGCCGTTTCGGCTGAACCGCGCCGGGGCGGAAAACGGCGCGACCGTCTCGGTTGAGCCACGGTAAACGGATGACTCTTCTCGTTCTTGTCAATAAACCTGGGGGTGCCGCCGCCGGCCGCAAACGGCCGCTCCGCAGCAAAGCCCGACCGGACGACAACCATGGCCAAGAAGCTTGACGGAAAATGGCAGCGGGCGGTCTCTCAGATCGATTATGCCTGCCAGCCGATAGTCAATATTTACACGGGCTACTGCTTCGGTTTCGAAGCCCTGTTACGCAACTTCGAAAAAGCCGGCTTCGGCTCGATTCAGGACTTTTTCGATACCGCCTACAATGACGACTGCCTGGCCGAAGTTGACCTGCTGCTAAGGGAAAAGGCGTTGGAAAAGTTCGCTAAGATTCCCTTTCACCAGAAAATCAAAATCTTCTACAACCTCGACAATCGCGCCCTGATTCTCTCGAAAAGCAGCCAGACGCACATGTG
It includes:
- a CDS encoding phosphate ABC transporter ATP-binding protein, with product MENRQAEKFSSEPSAQTHKSTAKSKPSKLVSRDERRTVGDPFLDNPRLVCREVNVYYGEKHAINNASIDIASNEVIAMIGPSGCGKSTFLRCLNRMNDTIDNCRVTGSIRLDGDDIHSTDVDPVLLRAKVGMVFQKPNPFPKSIWENVAYGPRIHGLASNRGELDEIVETSLHRAGLWEEVKDRLDEPGTGLSGGQQQRLCIARTIAVSPEVILMDEPCSALDPIATARIEDLIGELRENFTIIIVTHSMQQASRVSQRTAFFHLGDLIEVGSTKRIFTNPRHQLTEDYITGRFG